ACGATCTGTTCGTCCACCTCGTCAACCGCCACCCGGACAGCCGCGAGCTGTTCCCGGTCGGCTTTGGCAGCTTTATCGTTTTCGTGATTTGTGGACATGTCCATGACAGTATCGAAAGATGCAGCCACGAGTCGATTTAATTTCACTGGGTGTCCGCAGCGTTGGCGCCTCCCGTAGTTTCTACGTCGATGGCCTGGGTTGGCCCGTCCACCGAGAAGTCCGCGGCGAGGTTCTGTTCATCCAGGCCAACCACGGGCTCATCCTCTCGCTCTGGGACGCCGGCCAGATGCAGGCAGAAGCCGGCACCGATCCACCCGCCGGCATTCCCTGCATCACATTGAGCCACAACCTGGCCAGCGCCGCGGAAGTGGACTGGGTGATGGCGGAAGCCGAATCCGCCGGAGCGGCCGTTATCGCGGCGGCCAAGACCCAGCCCTGGGGCGGCTATACCGGCTACTTCGCCGACCCCGACGGCTACCGCTGGGAAGTTGCCTTCAATCCCAGCTGGCCGGTCGACGGCGGCGGGAAGGTGACACTCTGAACCGGCCACCCCGCGTGCCCGCCGCAGCACTGCAGTACGGCTGTGTGCGCATCCCTAGAACAGGCTTCCCACCGGCCGGATCAGCTCCGGGGAATCATTTTTGACATTCCCGACCGCGGTACCCACGGCGTCGATCGTCCAGCCCTCCGCAACGTCGTGCGCGCCCGCCCGGACCAGATCGACCAGCCCTGCGGCATCGTCGGCCTGCGGATCCAGCCACGCCTGCAGCGTCGTCCGGTCCATTGGCAGCGGAACCCGGTCGTGCAGGGCCGTGAGCTCGGCCAGCATC
This genomic window from Arthrobacter sp. EM1 contains:
- a CDS encoding VOC family protein, with amino-acid sequence MQPRVDLISLGVRSVGASRSFYVDGLGWPVHREVRGEVLFIQANHGLILSLWDAGQMQAEAGTDPPAGIPCITLSHNLASAAEVDWVMAEAESAGAAVIAAAKTQPWGGYTGYFADPDGYRWEVAFNPSWPVDGGGKVTL